Proteins encoded by one window of Blastocatellia bacterium:
- a CDS encoding ATP-binding protein, whose translation MRGTDSTFNIKIEKEYDPSIGQVEVVRQDLSRVFLNLVNNACYATHEKKKQVGNSYSPVLSVRTKNLGDRIEIRIRDNGPGIPPHIRNKIFHPFFTTKPSGEGTGLGLAISYDIIVQEHGGEIRVESEEGSFTEFIILLPKDGKQGV comes from the coding sequence ATGCGCGGCACGGACTCGACGTTTAATATCAAAATCGAAAAGGAGTACGACCCTTCGATTGGGCAGGTTGAAGTGGTGCGGCAGGATTTGAGCCGCGTCTTTCTCAACCTGGTCAACAATGCCTGCTATGCCACCCACGAGAAGAAAAAACAGGTGGGGAACAGTTACTCGCCGGTACTGTCGGTGCGCACCAAAAACCTGGGAGACAGAATAGAGATTCGCATCCGCGACAACGGTCCCGGCATACCGCCGCACATTCGAAATAAAATTTTCCACCCTTTCTTCACCACCAAACCGTCCGGGGAAGGCACCGGGTTGGGGTTGGCCATCAGTTATGACATCATCGTACAGGAGCATGGCGGTGAGATTCGCGTGGAGTCGGAGGAAGGCAGTTTTACGGAGTTCATCATCCTTTTGCCCAAGGATGGGAAGCAGGGAGTGTAA